ctcggagGTAGACGATGTAGGAAACAAGTCCCACCCTAAGTTATTCTTATTCTTACTTGAACAGAAATGTGGTTTCCCAAGGATAACTAATCTTTTACCCTCCTTATCCCCAACAAACGGAAAAGAGTAGCAATTGAGTCATAGCATCCGTCTCAGAAAAGCTTTGATGCGTTTTGCTATATTTAAGTTgcgatgaaatatatatattatgtatgtTGGATCGTTGGAATAAGCCAATGACATGAATGAAACAGTTCATGAAAGAATCTTAGAATCCAAAAATCAGCACAGTTAGGTCCTAGAGTTAGATGCCTCGTATTACTGTTGAGTCATTTCACAATACGATGGTGGTTGCAGGGCTTAAATGCTTCTGATTCTTCACATGATTTCTGTTTTCTTTCCAGCACATTTGCCAAACCATATTGAAGAAATTAGGCATGCACTACAACCCAAGTAGTCTAGCTTCTTTTGTTCTATTCAAAAAATAGATTTCAACTTCTTTGTTCGTGAAGGAGCTGGCTGAGTTTACCCAATAACCAAGCTGACAATGACAAGTCTCACACAACACACCTTACCATTTTCATTGTTACATAGTGATCTGATTTTGCAGCTCATATGAAAGATGAGTTTCTTATTGCCATTCATGTGGGGGTTGCCTCAATAATTGAAAAAATACAGTTGTCTTGGTGTGTCTGTTTTCATTCAGAGTGGAATTTGATCAATAATATCAAGCAACACAAATACAGAGATGCATGGAGCACCTGAATGATCTGGGAATGCAACATTGTATAATCAGGAGCTAGTGAGCTACTTAATTAGCTTCTGCGTTTTAGGAAAGACATGCATACATCGGATACATCTACCTAGAAGAAAATTTTACTAAAAGAAGGGATGTGACCCTCCAATAGGGTACTCACGTCCCTTAAGATTTGCATTCTGTGGATTTGAGCCCCATGCTGGTTAGAAGAGTAGTTGAAGAAGGGTGTATGATGACATTTGAGATTTGACAAAACACCtttgccttttttcttctttttactaAACAAAATCTTTCTGAGCTTTAACCTAAGATACTGTTTCAATATAAGTCTGAGCACAAAATGAATCAAATAATAGATTCAAACTCTAGCCAGCTTCTGGTTTTTAGCAAAGTTTTTATAATCACAAGCATAAACATAATTTAAGCATCAGAAGCAGAAAACATGATTTATTGCTTGAGGTGGTGATATAATTATGTAGATAATGAGGTCAATCATCACTAACACAATGATGCAAGCACCTGAATGATCTGGGATTTCATTACCACTTGCTATTAAGCTAAGAGCCACTTAGCTTTTGGTTATGTCTCTCATATAGGGAACTATGTCCCATGAAATTTGCATGATATGGATTTGAGCCACACAAGCTCAGTTGGTTAAAGACTTAAAAAAAGTGAGAGTAGTTTAAAAGGGTGTGCCATGACATTTGATCAAttcctttttctgtttttgccCTCCTTTTCCCTAAAACTCAATCTGTTCAATTTATCAAGCACACCAGAAACATCATGAAAAGTTGAACCCACATTACAACCTCAAATACTGGTTCATTGATAGCCAAAGCACATTATTACTGCAAGATTAAAATCATTATGCCTGCCACTGAATCCAATAACAGGTTCAAACTCTAGCAGTCTAGCCAACTTTTGTTAATTAGGAATTCAACGAAGTTTTGATAAAGAACTTCTACGTGCTCTGGATTTTCAATCCTTGAAACTACTTTTTTACCGAATTTGGCTATTGAAAATCTTAGAATATCATATGCTCCGAAGTCCAAAGTATAGTAGAACTTTCGAAAACTCATGCCACAGTTCATCAACTAAAGATTAAAATAGAGCCTCCGAAAGCATAGGGTACTGGTTTCTGTTCTGAAAGCATGATTTTCAAGAGCAGGGTCAACATCACGACTTTAAAACATGGTTGAAACTTGAACCACAAATTTCATGATGGAGAGCACAAATTGGTCCAAAGCATTTAGATcctttgttgtttcttttgggtgtAACAGAAGACCAGAGGCTAAAACAAGACACCAAGACAAAACTGAATAGTGAAGGTTTGCGCCAAGAAAACTAGGACGACAATCGTATAGTACGTAGAGGACTGTGGAGATCTGAGAAAAGGTACACGAGGGAAGCAAGGGTGTAAGACTGTAATGATCGATGTACCGAACTTGATCACAAGGGTAAGGTCAGATTGATCTTGTCAAATCGAAGTTAAAGGCAGCAAAGTACTGGGTAAAGTGGCTGGCTCATGCCTAATGGGTTAGGTTTTCAAAACCCATCATGCAAATCAGTAATCACAGGTAAAAATGATCACTCGATGAAATATTTTTGGGGTGATTTACTACACCAAACTTCTCTTAATTACCTTCATTATTAAACTTACAATTCATGATAATAAAATATAACATTGTCACAATTATCGATGTATTATTTATACCTACTTATTTCTTGTAAGGACGGAAATTGTTGGTCACATTTAAAACATCCTTAACATTTCATCGATCAAATGACTAGAAAGACAAAATCTGAGAAAAAACAATACAAACTTTTGACATCCTTCATTATTAAACTTATAATTTCATGATAACAAAATATAACATTGTCTCAATTATCGATGTATCATTTATACCTAACTTTTTTCTTGTAAGGACGGAAATTGTTAGTCACATTTAAAACCTCCTTAACTATTTGATAGAGTAAAGACTAGTACGTACGacaatggaaattattctatgcaccgacggtgcaagtgaaccaacccttataaaataatttcaacccttgatatttattatcaattttatttttaataaacaaaaagtgtatttaatgcaatctgaccattcatttatgttggtgcaagtgcacggcggtgttCTGAATAATCTCTTGTACGACAaaatctggaaaaaaaaaatgcaaactttTGACATCCAGAAAGCAAGAGAGATGATATATAATCAAATACATATTTCAtcatggaaattattctatgcaccgacggtgtaagtgaccaaacctttataaaataatctcaacccttgatatttattagcaactttatttttaatgaacaaaaagtgtatttaatgcaatctaaccatttatttatgttggtgcaagtgcacggcggtgctctaaATAATCTCTCATTTCATCATCCTCACTACCTAAAACAAATTTGTTTGCAAGGATGATGGCACTAGGCTCTTTTCCTATACTAATCCCATCAAAATACCCACatcagagaaaaaaaattacatttcgATACTTCAAAGATGAGATTTGAATTTTCTTAACAATAAGGTGTAACGCGGAAAAATCGAACTTTAAAAAGTGCAATTGTAATGAAATCCTATTTCCCTATTTTAAATGAGAGAAACGAAGCCCAAGGTCCGAGCCCAGTTCTCTTGGATGAGGACCCAAGACCCGAATCACTTTTTTTAATTATCCAATTATGAATTATTTTTGGTAGAACGAAGCCTATTTTCGTTACCAATTTCCCATTTCATATTCTCGcgcccttcttcttcctcttcgtcTCTGAGACGAAGATGGAGATCAGTATGAGCGGCAACGCCCTGAAGACCTTCGCTCGCTCCATCACGTGCCTCGCACGTGTCGGCAACGAGCTCGCCATCCAAGCTTCCTCTTCTCAGGTTCCGCAAAACCTTTTCCCCCCTTTCACTTTCTCTCGCTTTTCTTTTAGACCATCTCTCCATTTGCACTCTCTTTAGCTTATATAGTTCAtcgaatatatatttttttggtacaGAGTTCATCGATTTTGTTTTACTCCTTCAATTTTTCACCAACGAAATTGCAAGTTAATCATCAATTTTAAGCTTCATTTCggattatatttatattttgagAATGATAGGtaattttttttagagtaatatttgtCTCGGCGTGTAATTAgatcaattttcatttttcaagatTGAAGCTCATTCAGTGGAGACAGTAATTTTTCTGAATTAAAATTAGTATCTGCTTCTTTCTGGTAATAAATAGTTAGGGTTTTGCTTGTGCATTTTTTAGGGCAGGGCCTGAATTAAGAGATAGCTGTATCAGAaaaatgtgtgtgtatatttgtttaatttcttttggGTGTTAAATGAATTGGTTGGCAATAAATTGAACAAGGATCACAAGAATAGGGAATAACTCTTTGAAGATTGGATTCGTTGTcgcttttggtttttgatgtGCTTCCTTTAGTTGGGGGTGCTCTTTGTGTTCTCCGGTTTCAGGGATAAGAACTCTTAAAGTTCTTGGTAACTAGTTGAATGGCTACTATGTAGTTTGTTACTGTGCATATTGATGTTTGCCAAGGATTTTATTGCTTTCTATGCAGCTGGCTTTTCACACGCTCAATGCATCAAGGTCTGCCTATCAATCGATTACATTTAAGCCTGACTTCTTTGATGTCTACAATGTTGCTGTTGACCTTGTGCAATGTAGTGTGCTTTTGAAGGTAATGTGTTATTTTTAGCTGAACTTCAGTGTTTAACAAAGCTTCTGTACCATGGCGTGGTTACTGACTTAGTCTGTGCAGGCTGTTTGTGCTGTTCTCAGGACGCCTATAGGAAGCATAGATCATTTGAGCGTGAATTTGCCTGATCCCGATGCATCAAAAGTGCAATGGACTTTAGAATGCTACAGTGGTAGGTTACATTTTGCCGATCATATGTGTTGTTTATTCAACTGCTTATATTAATCTGCAACACTGGGATATGCAAACTCATTTGGGGTCAGATAACTTGTTATTCTATGTTATAAAGTTTCATCAGCTTTCAGGATTACTCTGTATATTGTGTGATAAAGTCATTGCTATCTCCAATCAAGAGGAGGCCTCGGGAACTGTTATTTATATGGAATCCCTTGGATTTTCTTATTTATAGGGGGTTATTGATGTCATAATAGAGAACTACATGGTGCATACATAATCTTCTTCTATTATTGTTTGATCCTCAGATTCTGAACTTCATATGAACATTTTGCAGGTATGAGGAAATCCTATTGGATTATTTGCAATGTTGAACCCGACATACAACTTTTGGCACTTGATAGGACAAAATTCCCTAGCAGCCTAGTAGTACGACCTCGAGATCTCAACAGATTGCTTGCTAATTTTCAATCATCTCTTCAAGAGATCACTATTTTCGCAACAGAGCCTACTTCCTTACCTTCTGATGCAGCAAGTGAAATTGGAGGAAAAGCTGTTGAACTTAGAAGTTACATTGACCCAACCAAAGGTAATCAACATTTGATTCTCATTTCTGAATTTTATCACACACAGAATGCTGACGCTTCAGTTTTCTGATAGCAGATAATGACTCATTACTGCATACTCAATTATGGATAGACCCTACAGAAGAGTTTGTGCAGTATACCCACACGGGAGACCCTGTAGATGTGACATTTGCCATGAAGGAGTTGAAGGTTAGTGGTTAACTGAGGAAACATAAAGttagagttggattgaatttttTGATTACGAAAATATGGATTAATTTTTAATTATACTCATTCAAGAGGAGTTCATCTACAAAATGAACACTCTAGCAGGAAGGTCAAGGCTGAACATCAGGATTCAGTGAGACCATATAACTGTAAATGATTCATCTACAACTCAAAGAAAATCACATATCCCAACACCATTACTATGTTTAATCCACAGAACCATAACAACATGATGAAAACTATCAGCAAGACCTTCTTACTGAGCATCCTACAAAGTTTGTCATATCCTTACATGGGGACATCTTGACATTTTGTGGAAATATAGTTCTTCAAAATATTATTCAGTTTTTCTATTTGGAGTAGTAAATGCAGTCCTTGGGACATCCTTTTtaaagttatcactttgagaTAAATCACTGTCTTAATTAATCAGCCTTTTCTTTGAGATAGTGATGATATCAAGCTTATTACTTTCATTAGTTGTTACGAGCCAATGGATTTTGTTAATTGATGCTTTTGAGTAAACTGTAAAAAGTTCGTAGACCATTTGTTTCCTTGGTgctctatttttttattaattttttttcttttatttcaggCATTTCTTTCGTTCTGTGAAGGCTGTGAAGTCGAAATTCACTTGTACTTTGAGAAGTCTGGAGAGTAAGATATTTGTAGTTTCTTTCTATTTAAATTATCCTCCATTTGcaatattttcttatttatccAATGGTGAGTTTCTAGCTTCGAGTTAATATGTATGTCATTAGCTGACCGTGGTCAATATTAGCCTCAAATTAGAGTACTACTCAAGCCTAACCTGCTGTTGTAGTGGTCAACATCCACATCCAAATTGCAGAGTCCCTGTGCATCCTTTTGATGTGGATATATTGAGGAAGGTGGTCATTTGATTGACTCCCTCAATACTTTGGGTTAACCATGCCATATATCTATGCTGGTTTTCGTattccatttctcatttttgttctGGGACTTCTATTTGACATTATTGTGAGTGGTCCACAGGGAGATATTACATATCTTAGGATCAGTTTAATTAGTTGTCTTGTCAGTATGTTTGACTGTGTAGAGGAACATACTGTGATTAGTGATTACTAGTTTCATAATCCATCTGTCTTAGACTAGTATGATGTACACCAAATGGTAACTTAAAATTGGTTAATCATGTATCGGGGAAAGCAGGCCTATTCTGATGGCACCGAGATTTGGTCTTGATGATACGTCCACTTCAAATTTTGATGCTACACTGGTGCTTGCAACCATGCTAGCGTCACAGCAAGGAGCTGCTGAAGTGCACATTCAGGATGAGAATGGGATGGGGTCAGAAGCACAGCATCAAAGATTCCGAACAAATGTCCCTGAGCATTCATCTGATCAGACAAGAATGTGGTCTGATCTTACAGGTAACCAGTTTCCGATGTTTTGATAGTGACAACAAGTTGCGCTTCCATTGTCTTAAATCTCTTACCTGTGCAGGAAGTGGTGCAAAAAATGGTAGTGGTGCGGAAGTAGGACAGGTTCAAGGGGAAAGAGATTTGAATGCCAGTGCTCAGAGAGATATTCAGAGGTTTAACACAGTGCATATATCAAAGGCTGCATCTGCTAGGGGAAATGAGCCTGTTGGTCTTAATATGTATCCTTAATCTGACTTTTCGCTTCAGTTTGCTTTTAGTTGCTTTCATTATGACTTCTGGaagtctttctttttcttttggtctgaaTCTGTCTCTCTTACATGATGATTTCTGGAGGTGTCTTAGTCTGTTTGCATCTTAGTTCCTAAATGTTTTTATTATCACGAAAATCCAAACGGTGTTTTTATCAGTCTCTTCAGCAAAATAAATACTAGCTCATCACACCACCCTAGCTCCCAAATTGTTGTTTAGATATTTGGGGTGAAGGTAGCTCATGATGTGCTTTTTCATTTTTGGCGTATTCCCTTGACTTGTTGTGCTAGCTTCGACCCTGTTGAAAAGAATCATATGGAAGAGCCTCAAGGTTAGTGAGGGCTAGTTATGTTTGTCTTGCTGATTTTTCACACCCTAGTAAAAGTTACTTAAGCTTATGCATTTTGTTGCTAGCAGATAGGTCAACAATCGTTGGTAATGGCTTTTCACAACGTCATCCGAGCAACTGGGTAGGTGCAGATGAAGATGATAACGATGAGGATGGCGAGGAGGATGAAATGTGCATTCAGTCAACGCCACCATACTACGAAGAACACTAGGATGCTTTGGGTGAGTTTGTTCCCTTTCTTATTTTGTTGGTCAATCTTAATTCCTCCAATACCAGAATGCTTTGCTCTGCTTGAAATAGAATCCGAGTCCCCTTCACCTTTTAGTGTGGTTTTAAATCATTGCAGCTACTTAGTTAGGACCCTTTCTCATGTTCATGTTGTTGATTCTGAAATCTGGAAAATGTGCAGGTGGGACCCATTAGTCCCTTGTTGATGCGTGCTCTCTCGTCAATTTGTCAGTAAGATCTCTACATGATCTTTTAAGAATTTGATTAGAGTGCGGACGTGATATAGCCGAACAATATTTACATCTTAAGCGTATCACAGATCTTTGTATTATATATGTCACTGTGTTTTCGTTGTAAATCAGTAGTAGGCATGAAACTTCAGACTTCTTATGGTTTAAATAATCATTGAACATCAGTCTAAAATCATTAAGAAATTATGAAGGGAGAAGATTCAGGAggaggaaagagagagatttttatagatatattttacGCAATAATTTCTTTCAAAAGCATAATAAAATAGTTTCCatttggaaaaagaaataatatttcgtccaaaaaaaagaaatgataTTTAGTTGGGAAAGCTCGTTAGGCTCCAGCTGGCTAAAGGAGAAGTGGGTTTTGGAACGCGCAAACACCGCCCCTAGCGATCTGTGGCGGGCCACCATTCTTTTCTAAACGGCCACGGCACGTAGCCGCTCCCTTGTCCAGTTGTCCTGGTCTCCTGGGCTAATACTAACGCCGTTTATTTGACGTCTAAGACGTTTTTGCGACGTAGTCGAGTGTGATAAAGAACGCGGTTACGCGGGTGTTGGAAACAATGATACAAAAGCTATAAAGCAAAATCAAATTTAAATGCTCCAATTCCCTTCAATTAATATAGAAGAAGACTTGCATTCTAGTTATTGAGTTCCAATTTATTATTATATTCAAAATTAGAGGGCTCGAGGTGCAGACCTACTTTGTTACTGTTTTATTTTGAGGGACTCAAACTCAAAATTTGTTTTAGCTCAAACCATTTTGAGTTCGAGCAACATAGTCAAATAGTTCTATCCTTAGATCAACATTATTCTTATGAAacaaaatttttaaccacaaaaTTTTTAAGTGAGCTACACATTAAACAAAATTTATTCCGATATTTCTACGCAACTCGATTTTCTTTCCTTCCTTCtacttttagtgtttttttttaataattttttttttttagaagattaTAATTTTCTGTTGATAGAAGGATCTGACTGAACTTGAAATCTGCTTATTGTATGGGCATCAGTGTATGGATATTGTAATTTAGTATTATCTATAatgaacaaagaaacaaaaaacagagTAAAAGGCCCGACGGTTATGTtgaaaaacaaatgcaaacGGCACACCATAAATAACGATCACGCCAAATGGGATGGAGATTGAAGTCCATTTGTTTATTCCTCactatttattttctgagggtGGTGAATTGTTTAATTGACTATATGGAGATTAGAGAAATACAGGTaggttgatgatgatgatgatgatgatgatgatggtagaGGAAGGAGAAAACGTGTTTCGGTTAACGATTCTTGGAGGGACTTTGCCCACTAGGGAATCGGAATGGGAATTGGATAGCAATAGGTGTAAACCCTAGCTTAGATGCCCGTCTTTCTTCTTACCTTTTTACTATTTTAGTCTCTGAATTCTCAGTTTGTTCTCTAAACTAGAGGCCTAGAGGGAGGGGACAGCAGTCAACTATTCACATTTGATTCCTGGGAGTAGGTCGGACTAGGAACATGCCCATGGTTGTATGTCTTATTACTGTGTTGCCATTGCCACCAGTTGGATTCGGTGGCTTTTCAAATTCTTCAACtactattcttaaaaaaaaaaaaaaatttcttcaacTACAAATATATCCACCAAATATCCTACTACAATtccctaatttttattttttcgaaAATAATTTCCCCAAAACTTGAATGTATGTGTATAGATATATAATGtatttatcaaaattaaaatatttgGATTTGATGGCAAAATGAGAGAAATAATGTCTAGTAAAAGAAAAATGTCATTGCGTCAACATGttaaacttcttttcttttttcctttttaaaaatatatatagctaTTATGTTTACTTGTCCAACCATCATGGTTTCCATTTTTGCAAACTACTTTTAAATTGTATTGAGCATGATTTACTTAAAGTTGATAATATGATCAATGTAATCTTCTTAATGCattgaaaaataatattataatGCAACTATTATTATCATTACAGGCTTATAGCAAATAATGAAGTCTCTTCTTTCACCCGTCAGCGTTGAAATTAAATTGCAATCCTTAGGGCTTGTCcggtaacgtttttaaaaatgatttttcaaaaacagattttgaaaataaaaacgagaaaacaagattggatttttgagatccgaaaatgtgtccgatagcttattctgaaaacaattttcaaaaacgagagaagattgcgactagagatgagagagagacctgagaagaagatagcgacgtgagaatatggaagaagagagaatatacttttttttctttgttttggaaaatatatctccgtgttttctaaaatatgagaatgaaaaagtgaaaacgtctatttgtcgttttcctgttttacgagtaaaataaaaaattattttcaaaaattattttctgcatttttgaaaacagaccaacgaacgcattttcaagcaattttcattttataaaatgaaaaagatgacttgaaaacgttaCCGAACGCCACCTTAGTATTTCTCAGTTAGCCATTACTTTTCATAGTGATTAGCGCGTGTTCAAAAttacttattaaaaaaaaacactctaaaaatgcaaaaaaaaaaaaaaacagtttgaAAGCATAAATGGCCCAATCGTAATAAAAGCTAAACCCAACGTCATTTGCCCAGGTCGCTTATAATAAGTCCTCGGCGGCAGGCTCTCGCTCTTATTAGTTTTTGTCTAgttggctctctctctctctctcgctcactgttgaagaagaagaagagacgcAACACAACATTAACAAAAGTTCAAAACCAGAAGATCAACAACACAGTGAAACAAACACAGAGAAGAACCTCAAGCAACCCAAAGCATTCAACATCAACAGACGCAGCAAACAAAAGCAATGGCCAAGTTACTATACGCTGTAGCCATCCTCCTGATCTGGGCCACAATCTCTCTCATGGTTTCATCATCCACTGTTGAAGCAAGTGGAGACCTTCCGTGGATACCCACCACCGCCACCGGCTTAGTCTCCGGGAACGATGAGTTCGACCTTGACTCGGAGATCAACCGGCGCATCTTAGCCACCAGCGGCTACATCAGCTACGGTGCACTGCAGAGGAACACTGTCCCCTGCTCCAGGCGCGGCGCCTCCTACTACAATTGCCAGCCTGGGGCTCAGGCCAACCCCTATAGCCGCGGCTGCAGCGCCATCACAAGGTGCAGGAGTTAATCTTTTTGGGTCATTTTGGAAGTGGGGTTTGATTGTTATAGAGAAAGAGGGTTTGGTTGTGGATGATGTGTCATTGTTGTTattattgatggaatatattgaTGTTTATGATCAAAATCATATTTGAATATGATCTCTGTAAAAGATTCATTTTATTGCTTAATTCTTTTCTTCAATCTTTTTCTGGGCTTTATTTTCACTGAATCTCAAGATCTGTGGTCTTCATAGTTTTGTGTATGGTTAATGTTGCTTATCTAATCACAGTTTACTCCAATGTGGATTAAATTGTTCATGAAAGTTGGAAATTTTTTGGGGACTTGTGATTGCTGGGATTTGTTACTTACAGATAATCCCTCTGTACAATTTGAATGGTGGCTTTCTTCTCCTTTGTTTTTAGAGAAGAAAAAGGTAACCCCTAGCGAATAGTTAGGAATATGAGGGTAGAGTGGTAGACTAAGACATAAAGGAAGCTAACAAGAGAAAAAAGGTGCATTCTTGAGTTGTAATGAACTAATGACAGTAAAGATGTAATTTTGAATGGGGAAAGGTTGAATGTGAAGATGAATTTAATCAAATGTTGGAAGGGAATTGAGGATTTTCGCTTTCCCTGTTTGCTTTTAGCATTTGGCAAGGTGTCATTGGATTCAAAATTGTAGGTCTGTACTATGAATATCTTCGATATTATTCCATAGtggatttcctttttctttctagcAGATTTTAAGGTCCATCAAAATTAAAGTTCTTGCTTTAAAGTGGGGTGGAAGAAAGTGATGTACATGCAAAAGAAGGATATTGAGTTTATTTCTTAccttttgccaaaaaaaaaaaaaaacagtgaaaGAGATGGGTATAATTCAAAATTCAGTAGGGATCGGGACAGCTTAACTTACTTCtgctctcatttttttttccccaaaatTTCAATGAAGCTTATACCTACACTGCCAGAGTTACATGGGCATGGTTTTAGGAATGGGATAAAGCATGGAGAAGTTGCTCCTCTGTTGCTTGATGTATTGTAGATATGTTTGGTTTGATGGATGTGTTACTGCTGGTGAAGTAGTACTGTGCAGGTTTATATATCGACTTGACCTAGATACCATGGTTGATCTGAAtattgttcttcatgaaagcTGAATGGAGAAGCCTCGCTAGtttgattatttttttgtttactttttttACCCATTCGTCATTGCCATAATCTCTTTGATGCAATTTGTCAAGTACCTTGTCGATGTACCTTTAATGAGCGAGTAGAGATTATAGTGTAAGGATCTATATGTCGGGATGATAATGATCACAAGTTCGAGGGTCAATTGTGATTTTCATTATCATTTTAAGCTGCATATTGAAGTCTTCCATGTGATCTGCATGGAAATGAGCTATCAAAGATG
Above is a genomic segment from Rosa chinensis cultivar Old Blush chromosome 3, RchiOBHm-V2, whole genome shotgun sequence containing:
- the LOC112193110 gene encoding cell cycle checkpoint control protein RAD9A, which translates into the protein MEISMSGNALKTFARSITCLARVGNELAIQASSSQLAFHTLNASRSAYQSITFKPDFFDVYNVAVDLVQCSVLLKAVCAVLRTPIGSIDHLSVNLPDPDASKVQWTLECYSGMRKSYWIICNVEPDIQLLALDRTKFPSSLVVRPRDLNRLLANFQSSLQEITIFATEPTSLPSDAASEIGGKAVELRSYIDPTKDNDSLLHTQLWIDPTEEFVQYTHTGDPVDVTFAMKELKAFLSFCEGCEVEIHLYFEKSGEPILMAPRFGLDDTSTSNFDATLVLATMLASQQGAAEVHIQDENGMGSEAQHQRFRTNVPEHSSDQTRMWSDLTGSGAKNGSGAEVGQVQGERDLNASAQRDIQRFNTVHISKAASARGNEPVGLNIFDPVEKNHMEEPQDRSTIVGNGFSQRHPSNWVGADEDDNDEDGEEDEMCIQSTPPYYEEH
- the LOC112193190 gene encoding protein RALF-like 33; protein product: MAKLLYAVAILLIWATISLMVSSSTVEASGDLPWIPTTATGLVSGNDEFDLDSEINRRILATSGYISYGALQRNTVPCSRRGASYYNCQPGAQANPYSRGCSAITRCRS